The proteins below are encoded in one region of Candidatus Zixiibacteriota bacterium:
- a CDS encoding CPBP family intramembrane glutamic endopeptidase, with the protein MLSLIDVGNDPLAMLRGLSEGMLIMMLVLTIAFQWFIYLFNYIAVHQERTGLAGVGLTQIRAVDLAYGIAFLLAANLILSGLAWLLAQIGYPMSGELGLLIPKDTAGRIVWAGVAFTAGFCEEVAFRGYLMTRLRIMGRFNNWLIPTIVSAVAFGMCHAYQGIPGLIVITVYGVMFSLLYIRTGSLWPCIIAHFLQDLGALFFPQ; encoded by the coding sequence GTGCTTTCTCTCATTGATGTCGGCAACGACCCTTTGGCTATGCTGAGAGGGCTGAGCGAGGGTATGCTGATTATGATGCTTGTGTTGACTATCGCTTTTCAATGGTTCATTTATCTTTTTAACTATATCGCCGTTCATCAGGAACGAACCGGTTTGGCTGGTGTGGGGCTGACACAAATCCGCGCAGTTGACCTTGCCTACGGCATCGCCTTTCTTCTCGCGGCAAATCTCATTCTCTCCGGGCTGGCTTGGCTGCTCGCTCAAATCGGCTATCCCATGTCAGGCGAACTTGGATTACTAATTCCCAAGGACACAGCCGGCCGCATTGTCTGGGCGGGGGTTGCCTTCACTGCCGGTTTTTGCGAAGAGGTCGCCTTTCGTGGTTATCTCATGACACGGCTGCGGATCATGGGACGCTTCAACAATTGGCTCATCCCGACAATTGTATCAGCCGTTGCCTTTGGTATGTGCCATGCCTATCAGGGCATTCCCGGCTTGATTGTTATCACAGTATATGGGGTGATGTTTTCGCTTCTCTATATCCGCACGGGCTCGCTTTGGCCGTGTATCATCGCGCACTTCCTTCAGGATCTCGGCGCGCTCTTCTTCCCGCAGTAA